A single window of Kwoniella bestiolae CBS 10118 chromosome 4, complete sequence DNA harbors:
- a CDS encoding aspartate-semialdehyde dehydrogenase, which translates to MSSAQSHRNQIKVGILGATGTVGQRFIQLLSTHPYFVIHALGASSRSAGQRYGKVTKWKLNTPIPQEIGNMVVQECKPDAQGFKDCGVVFSGLDADVAGEIEEAFRSANLIIFSNSKNYRRDPLCPLIVPLVNPSHLSIIPHQKKTLGLEKGYIVTNANCSTTGLVVPLAALEKAFGPLETVMVTTLQAISGAGYPGVSALDILDNVVPHIGGEEEKIEWETNKILGGLNSSNTEFDLHSTESTKAINVSATTTRVPVIDGHTGVVSVKFRQSPPPSMEEIDKAFREFRCEAQELNVPSAPPQAIVVHDAPDRPQPRLDKDIHNGACVSVGRVRPCPVLDVKFVCLIDNVRLGAATSSIMNAEIAVEKGLIV; encoded by the exons ATGTCATCAGCACAATCTCACCGAAATCAAATTAAGGTTGGTATCCTCGGTGCTACCGGTACCGTAGGTCAGAG ATTCATCCAGCTCCTGTCTACCCATCCATACTTCGTCATCCACGCCCTCGGAGCTTCCAGCAGATCAGCAGGACAAAGATACGGTAAAGTCACGAAATGGAAGTTGAACACCCCCATCCCTCAGGAGATAGGTAATATGGTAGTTCAGGAATGTAAGCCTGATGCGCAGGGGTTCAAGGATTGTGGGGTCGTTTTTAGTGGGTTGGATGCGGATGTTGCTGGGGAGATTG AGGAAGCCTTCCGGTCCGCCAACCTCATCATTTTCTCCAATTCCAAGAACTACCGCCGCGACCCCCTCTGCCCACTCATTGTCCCACTTGTCAacccctctcatctctccattATCCCTCATCAAAAGAAAACCCTAGGTCTCGAGAAGGGCTACATAGTAACCAACGCCAACTGCTCTACCACCGGTTTAGTCGTCCCTCTCGCAGCTTTGGAAAAGGCTTTCGGTCCATTGGAGACAGTTATGGTCACTACCCTCCAGGCCATCTCCGGAGCAGGTTACCCCGGTGTATCCGCATTAGATATATTGGATAACGTCGTACCCCACattggaggggaggaggagaagatcgaatGGGAAACGAACAAAATTCTTGGTGGTCTCAACTCCTCCAATACGGAGTTCGACCTACACTCTACGGAGAGTACAAAAGCCATAAATGTGTCGGCTACTACCACCCGAGTACCAGTTATAGATGGACATACCGGGGTTGTATCTGTCAAATTCAGACAgtccccccctccctcgaTGGAAGAGATCGATAAAGCATTTAGGGAATTCCGATGTGAAGCTCAAGAGCTCAATGTTCCCTCGGCCCCTCCTCAGGCTATCGTCGTGCACGATGCTCCTGACAGACCGCAACCTAGATTAGACAAAGATATTCATAATGGGGCTTGTGTGTCTGTTGGAAGGGTGCGACCATGCCCTGTGTTGGATGTTAAGTTTGTGTGTTTGATAGATAATGTGAGACTGGGTGCGGCTACTAGTAGTATTATGAATGCTGAGATAGCTGTGGAGAAGGGTTTGATCGTTTGA